From Alkaliphilus flagellatus, the proteins below share one genomic window:
- a CDS encoding amino acid ABC transporter ATP-binding protein, which produces MTLKIEGLYKSFDGNIILDNISFQINRGEIVTVIGPSGAGKTTLLRCINGLEKCDSGTIKIDEYFLCNDKEGSIVYCNKQDMRTIRRKVGYVFQSFNLFPHINVMDNIVEAPINVLKMNKKTAKEKAKILLNKLGLEEKAYVYPFQLSGGQKQRVAIARACALEPIVMCFDEPTSALDPEMREGIASIIEGLAKQNMAILIITHDMLFAKRVSHRMLFIENGKLIAEGRKQNNFQDVNNERVINYINS; this is translated from the coding sequence ATGACTCTAAAAATTGAAGGTTTATATAAAAGCTTTGATGGAAATATTATATTAGATAATATATCATTTCAAATAAATAGAGGAGAAATTGTGACTGTGATAGGACCTTCTGGGGCAGGCAAAACAACCCTCTTAAGATGTATAAATGGTCTTGAAAAGTGTGATAGTGGAACAATTAAAATTGATGAATATTTTTTATGTAATGATAAGGAAGGAAGTATAGTTTATTGTAATAAGCAAGATATGAGAACAATAAGGAGAAAGGTAGGATATGTATTCCAGAGTTTCAACTTATTTCCCCATATAAATGTTATGGATAATATTGTTGAGGCACCTATCAATGTTTTAAAGATGAATAAAAAAACAGCTAAGGAAAAAGCAAAAATACTTTTGAATAAGCTGGGCTTAGAAGAAAAAGCCTATGTCTATCCTTTTCAGCTATCAGGTGGACAAAAACAGAGAGTTGCAATTGCAAGGGCTTGTGCCTTAGAACCAATAGTAATGTGTTTTGATGAGCCTACATCTGCACTAGATCCAGAAATGAGGGAGGGAATTGCTAGTATTATAGAAGGTTTGGCTAAACAAAATATGGCAATCCTTATAATAACCCACGATATGTTATTTGCAAAACGCGTTTCTCACAGAATGCTATTTATAGAAAATGGTAAGTTGATTGCAGAAGGTAGAAAGCAAAATAATTTTCAAGATGTTAATAACGAGAGGGTAATAAACTATATTAATAGCTAA
- a CDS encoding sensor histidine kinase — MKKVIYIAKPLLATILFSLALAFENASKERAIILMGIFIFYILWGMIRPSFQQKWAWIILLDGILIFLLEHYSKYLVNYFVHFLYVVVILEVGITLNSRRWGNTAAIFFSLLSMGKFSYALYVIPNAKTIAEFSFNFLALAFIVTLINYGKLQFEGRTQQEILYKELLRAYDKLKEYSQMREEALALKERNRIAGELHDSVGHSLTSLIMQIEMLDHLYQKNEDISDLLKDIKNNGRQALVGTREAVAALNEQPNKSIEDIISMLKSFQKDTNVEIDYNIPSVYLLPEEGIVLYRVLQEALTNALRHGKCSRIEIKCEVIKGNFYFYIEDDGVGSNNKNGFGQRNMRERIESLGGSMEVITGQPYKIKGFFCLKGEIT, encoded by the coding sequence ATGAAAAAAGTTATATACATTGCAAAGCCTTTACTAGCAACTATTTTATTCAGTTTGGCTCTAGCCTTTGAAAATGCTTCTAAGGAAAGAGCTATTATTTTAATGGGAATATTTATATTTTATATTTTATGGGGAATGATTAGACCGTCTTTTCAGCAGAAGTGGGCATGGATTATATTATTAGATGGTATTTTAATATTTTTATTAGAACATTACTCAAAATATTTGGTTAATTATTTCGTCCACTTTTTATATGTAGTTGTCATATTAGAGGTAGGCATTACTTTAAATAGCAGAAGATGGGGTAATACAGCTGCCATTTTCTTTTCCTTATTGTCCATGGGGAAGTTTTCCTATGCCCTTTATGTAATTCCTAATGCTAAAACTATTGCAGAATTTTCCTTTAACTTTTTAGCTCTAGCATTTATTGTTACACTTATTAACTATGGGAAATTACAATTTGAAGGAAGAACACAGCAGGAAATATTATATAAAGAGCTTCTGAGGGCTTACGATAAACTAAAGGAGTATAGCCAGATGCGAGAAGAGGCCCTTGCTTTAAAGGAAAGAAATAGAATAGCTGGAGAGCTTCATGACAGTGTAGGCCATAGCCTAACTTCATTGATTATGCAAATAGAAATGTTGGACCATCTTTATCAAAAAAATGAAGATATTTCCGATTTATTAAAAGACATTAAAAATAATGGAAGGCAAGCTTTGGTTGGAACTCGTGAAGCGGTGGCTGCGTTAAATGAACAACCTAACAAAAGTATTGAAGATATAATCAGCATGTTAAAATCTTTTCAAAAAGATACTAATGTGGAAATAGACTATAATATTCCATCGGTTTATTTGTTACCAGAAGAAGGTATTGTGCTTTATCGTGTTCTTCAAGAGGCTTTAACCAACGCCTTGCGTCATGGAAAGTGTAGTAGGATAGAAATTAAATGTGAAGTGATTAAGGGAAACTTTTATTTTTATATTGAAGATGATGGTGTGGGATCTAATAATAAAAACGGTTTTGGTCAGAGGAACATGAGGGAAAGGATAGAATCATTAGGTGGGAGCATGGAAGTTATAACTGGGCAGCCATACAAGATTAAAGGATTTTTCTGCTTAAAGGGGGAGATTACATGA
- a CDS encoding undecaprenyl phosphate translocase family protein translates to MNLLIKGIILGFVMVMPGMSGGTVFLIFGLYENMVKDILKLNIKPYIPLAVGIIGGIFVGGFTFALVFENYRDATVAFLLGCLLASIKSVLKDCPKINGSFLGMLIAGVVTGAIMVGEPLGLAMETEDVSLLVILIGGVLSSAAMIIPGIPGSSVLILMGIYDIMLFSIKELEIVNLLVFGTGSLLGIFLLLNILAKLYDKYKGMISYFFAGLIVGSSRGILPSTVNLWIVALFIIGFALVWIWSDKEDGKMLPRQA, encoded by the coding sequence ATGAATTTGCTTATAAAAGGGATTATTTTAGGTTTTGTAATGGTAATGCCAGGTATGAGTGGAGGTACAGTTTTTCTTATTTTCGGATTGTATGAAAACATGGTAAAGGATATATTAAAACTAAATATAAAACCATATATACCATTAGCTGTAGGTATTATAGGAGGAATATTTGTTGGTGGCTTTACCTTTGCTCTGGTTTTTGAAAATTATCGTGATGCTACAGTTGCCTTTTTATTAGGATGTTTACTAGCCTCTATTAAATCCGTACTAAAGGATTGTCCTAAAATAAATGGTAGCTTTTTAGGAATGTTGATAGCTGGAGTCGTTACAGGCGCAATAATGGTTGGAGAACCACTAGGACTTGCTATGGAAACAGAGGATGTAAGTCTACTAGTGATTTTGATTGGTGGTGTATTGTCAAGTGCGGCCATGATTATTCCGGGGATTCCTGGTAGTTCTGTTTTAATTTTGATGGGCATATATGACATTATGTTATTTTCTATAAAGGAGCTGGAGATTGTAAACCTACTTGTATTTGGAACAGGTAGTTTATTAGGTATATTTTTACTATTAAATATATTGGCCAAGCTTTATGATAAATATAAAGGTATGATCTCTTACTTTTTTGCAGGATTAATAGTAGGCTCTTCTAGAGGTATTTTACCTTCTACTGTAAATCTATGGATTGTAGCATTATTTATTATTGGATTTGCTCTAGTATGGATTTGGAGTGATAAAGAAGACGGTAAAATGCTTCCTAGACAGGCTTAA
- the rho gene encoding transcription termination factor Rho yields the protein MSSPEFEHMKLSDLKEMAKNLGIKNLSKYRKDELIQLIEDQQEQVNIEEKPMLTNLDESSNENNLQDEPKLQERRIKGLPNHLTDEIPPGEEVNIAAGILEIHTDGYGFLRRENFLSSDSDIYISPSQIRRFNMRTGDKITGITRPPKSGEKFKALLYVKSINGLNPESATRRPNFEDLTPIYPKERINLEINSQGLSTRLIDLIAPIGKGQRGLIVAPPKAGKTVLLQTIANSIAKNYPDVEIIVLLIDERPEEVTDMQRSIQAEVAYSTFDELPSHHIKVAEMVLNRAQRLVEHGKDVVVLLDSITRLARAYNLTIPPTGRTLSGGLDPGALHKPKRFFGAARNLEEGGSLTIIASALVETGSRMDDVIFEEFKGTGNMELHLDRKLSEKRIFPAVDINKSGTRREELLLTQAELETIWSIRRAMGNSPVQDVTEKIISSLIETKDNKQFIEMLKKRI from the coding sequence TTGAGCAGTCCAGAGTTTGAACATATGAAATTATCGGACTTGAAAGAAATGGCAAAAAATTTAGGAATTAAAAACCTATCGAAATATAGAAAAGATGAATTAATTCAATTAATAGAAGACCAGCAGGAACAAGTGAATATAGAAGAAAAGCCTATGTTAACAAATTTAGATGAAAGTTCTAATGAAAATAATCTACAAGATGAACCTAAACTACAAGAAAGACGGATAAAGGGTTTGCCTAACCATTTGACCGATGAAATTCCACCGGGAGAAGAAGTTAATATAGCAGCGGGAATATTGGAAATTCATACAGATGGGTATGGATTTTTACGAAGAGAAAACTTTTTATCTAGCGATAGTGATATTTACATATCTCCTTCCCAAATTAGAAGATTTAACATGCGAACTGGTGACAAGATTACAGGTATTACAAGACCACCAAAGAGTGGTGAAAAATTTAAAGCTCTTCTTTATGTAAAAAGTATTAATGGACTTAACCCAGAGTCTGCTACAAGAAGACCTAATTTCGAAGATCTTACCCCTATTTATCCTAAGGAAAGAATCAATCTAGAAATAAATTCACAGGGCTTATCTACCAGATTAATCGATCTTATTGCACCTATTGGTAAAGGGCAAAGAGGTTTAATTGTTGCTCCTCCCAAAGCAGGGAAAACAGTTTTATTACAGACTATAGCCAATAGTATAGCTAAAAACTATCCTGATGTTGAAATTATTGTACTTCTTATAGATGAGCGTCCCGAGGAAGTAACTGATATGCAGCGTTCGATTCAGGCAGAGGTAGCCTATTCCACCTTCGATGAATTGCCAAGCCATCACATTAAAGTAGCAGAAATGGTATTAAATCGTGCTCAAAGATTAGTAGAGCATGGTAAGGATGTAGTAGTTTTATTAGATAGTATTACTCGACTTGCTAGGGCATACAATTTAACTATTCCACCTACTGGTAGAACTCTTTCAGGAGGATTAGATCCAGGGGCTCTTCATAAACCTAAGCGTTTCTTTGGTGCTGCGAGAAATCTTGAAGAGGGCGGAAGTCTTACAATTATTGCATCAGCGCTGGTTGAAACAGGCAGTAGAATGGATGATGTTATATTTGAAGAATTTAAGGGTACAGGTAATATGGAGCTTCATTTAGATCGTAAGCTGTCTGAAAAGAGAATTTTCCCAGCGGTAGATATCAACAAATCTGGTACAAGAAGGGAAGAATTACTATTAACTCAGGCTGAGCTTGAAACTATTTGGAGTATTAGAAGGGCTATGGGAAATAGTCCGGTACAGGATGTTACGGAGAAGATTATTAGTTCTCTTATTGAAACAAAAGATAATAAGCAGTTCATTGAAATGTTGAAAAAGCGAATATAG
- a CDS encoding response regulator transcription factor: MIRIAIIDDQPIVRQGLAMVLGSEKDIEVVAKGGDGFEAIEICSKNCIDVILMDIKMPSLNGVEATRKIKEQHPNVKIIILTTFNEDEYIFEALKYGASGYLLKDALPEKIAEAIRIVYNGGAQIQPDVAVKVVEKFKSYGEKHEIQDKRIENLTEREIDIIRCVGEGKSNREIAKELFISEGTVKNHITNILNKLSLRDRTQLAIFSINNNLV; the protein is encoded by the coding sequence ATGATACGTATAGCAATTATTGACGATCAGCCTATTGTTAGACAAGGACTAGCTATGGTATTGGGAAGTGAAAAAGATATAGAAGTGGTGGCAAAGGGTGGAGATGGTTTTGAAGCTATTGAAATTTGTAGCAAAAATTGTATTGATGTTATATTAATGGATATCAAAATGCCTAGCCTTAATGGGGTAGAAGCCACTAGAAAAATTAAGGAGCAGCATCCTAATGTTAAAATCATTATTTTAACTACATTTAATGAAGATGAGTATATTTTTGAAGCCTTAAAATATGGTGCATCTGGTTACCTATTGAAGGATGCTTTGCCCGAAAAGATTGCTGAAGCTATACGAATTGTTTATAATGGTGGAGCTCAAATTCAACCTGATGTAGCAGTAAAGGTAGTAGAAAAGTTTAAAAGCTATGGAGAAAAGCATGAAATTCAGGATAAAAGAATAGAGAATTTAACCGAGAGAGAAATTGATATTATTCGATGTGTAGGAGAGGGAAAGAGTAATAGGGAAATTGCTAAGGAGCTTTTTATTTCTGAGGGTACGGTAAAAAATCATATAACTAACATACTTAATAAGTTATCCTTAAGAGATAGGACTCAGTTAGCTATTTTTAGTATTAATAATAATTTAGTATAG
- a CDS encoding ABC transporter ATP-binding protein codes for MIEVKEIRKNFKKVEAVKGVSLTINDGEILGLLGPNGAGKSTTISIISTLFPPSSGEVLYEGKNILKNPRGFREILGVVPQEIALYPELTGYENLRFFGKVYGLKGKELEERIQEVLEIIGLNGRVRDLVKNYSGGMKRRVNIGCALLHKPKILIMDEPTVGIDPQSRNHILETVKSLREEGMTIIYTSHYMEEVEYLCDRIYIMDHGEIIATGSKEELKEQISNEETMEVIFETIQDDTIKVLKNIIGVKAVNINDNDNRVTLIYEKGINILQLVFEKAQETQKKIISIQIKTPTLEDVFLKLTGRTIRD; via the coding sequence GTGATAGAGGTTAAAGAAATAAGAAAAAACTTTAAGAAAGTGGAGGCAGTTAAAGGTGTATCTTTAACTATTAATGATGGGGAAATTTTGGGTTTATTAGGACCAAATGGGGCGGGTAAATCCACTACTATTTCTATTATTTCTACCCTTTTTCCTCCTAGTTCGGGGGAAGTACTTTACGAAGGTAAGAATATATTAAAAAATCCTAGGGGCTTTAGAGAAATACTAGGTGTGGTTCCACAGGAGATAGCGCTATACCCTGAATTAACAGGCTATGAAAATTTAAGGTTTTTTGGAAAGGTTTATGGGCTTAAGGGTAAGGAGCTAGAGGAGAGAATACAAGAGGTTTTAGAGATTATAGGATTAAATGGTCGAGTGAGAGATTTGGTTAAAAACTACTCTGGGGGAATGAAAAGAAGAGTAAACATTGGCTGTGCTCTACTCCATAAACCTAAAATACTAATTATGGATGAACCTACAGTGGGTATCGATCCCCAATCAAGAAACCATATTTTAGAAACTGTCAAAAGCTTAAGAGAAGAAGGAATGACTATTATATATACTAGTCACTACATGGAAGAGGTAGAATACCTATGTGATCGTATTTATATAATGGATCACGGTGAAATTATTGCTACAGGCAGTAAAGAAGAACTTAAAGAACAGATTTCCAACGAAGAAACCATGGAAGTTATATTTGAAACTATTCAGGATGATACCATAAAAGTATTGAAAAATATAATTGGTGTCAAGGCAGTGAATATTAATGATAATGATAATAGAGTTACGTTAATTTATGAAAAGGGAATTAATATATTGCAACTAGTATTTGAAAAGGCCCAAGAGACACAGAAAAAAATCATTTCAATTCAAATAAAGACCCCTACATTAGAGGATGTTTTCTTAAAGCTAACTGGAAGAACTATAAGGGATTAG
- a CDS encoding amino acid ABC transporter substrate-binding protein, which translates to MRKSIVNVGRANEGKQGFGKRYSLITVLVVVILTLVACGKSQASSSMDLDQINKRGYIIMGLDDTFAPMGFRNNAGELVGFDIDLAKEVFKRANIEVRFQPIEWAMKETELNTGNIDLIWNGYSITEERKEKVIFTKPYLENKQIIVTLSDSKIENKEDLKNKKVAVQNGSSAMDAVMRESDVVEEFEGGEPLLFDTNNEAFMDLEAGRSDAVVADEVLARYYVKQKGDEKYRILTEDFGKEEYGIGIRNTNKDILKLLDDIIDEMRSDGSYDEIYSKWFSEN; encoded by the coding sequence ATGAGAAAAAGTATTGTTAATGTAGGAAGAGCAAATGAAGGTAAGCAAGGTTTCGGAAAAAGGTATAGTTTAATAACCGTATTGGTAGTTGTAATATTAACTCTCGTAGCATGTGGTAAAAGCCAAGCTAGTTCTAGTATGGATTTAGATCAAATTAATAAGAGAGGTTATATTATAATGGGTCTTGACGACACCTTTGCGCCTATGGGTTTTAGAAATAATGCAGGAGAATTAGTTGGATTTGACATTGATTTGGCTAAAGAAGTTTTTAAACGAGCAAACATAGAAGTAAGGTTTCAACCAATAGAATGGGCTATGAAAGAGACGGAGCTTAACACAGGTAATATTGATTTAATTTGGAATGGATATTCAATTACTGAAGAAAGAAAAGAAAAGGTGATTTTTACTAAACCTTATCTTGAAAATAAGCAGATAATTGTTACATTATCGGATTCAAAAATAGAAAATAAAGAAGACTTAAAAAATAAAAAAGTAGCTGTCCAAAATGGATCTAGTGCAATGGATGCTGTAATGAGAGAATCTGATGTAGTAGAAGAATTTGAAGGTGGAGAGCCACTATTATTCGATACAAACAACGAAGCCTTTATGGATCTAGAGGCTGGAAGAAGTGATGCTGTTGTAGCTGATGAAGTGCTTGCAAGATATTATGTTAAGCAAAAGGGAGATGAAAAGTACAGAATTTTAACAGAGGACTTTGGTAAAGAAGAGTATGGAATAGGAATTAGAAATACAAATAAAGATATTTTAAAATTACTTGATGATATTATAGATGAAATGAGATCAGATGGCTCCTATGACGAAATATATAGTAAATGGTTTAGTGAAAATTAA
- the leuS gene encoding leucine--tRNA ligase, with product MKQYNPKDIESKWQEIWEEKGAFHASNDKDKEKFYALIEFPYPSGQGLHVGHPRPYTALDVVSRKRRLQGYNVLYPMGWDAFGLPTENYAIQNKIHPKIVTKKNVAKFKEQLQALGMSFDWSREINTTDPEYYKWTQWIFQKLFEKGLAYKKEMSINWCNSCKVGLANEEVVNGGCERCGGEVVRKQKNQWMLKITKYAERLINDLDLVDYIERVKIQQKNWIGRSEGMEVDFEITGDKKITVYTTRPDTLFGATYMVISPEHPYIEELADYIKNMDDLLHYREEASKKSEFERTELVKDKTGVKIEGVEAINPATGKQIPIFISDYVMMSYGTGAIMAVPGHDTRDWEFAKKFGLPIVEVVAGGNVEEAAYTDTEEGKIVNSDFINGLEVKDAKEKISKWLEEKGLGTRKVNYKLRDWVFSRQRYWGEPIPLVYCDECGWVPVPESELPVLLPEVESYEPTDNGESPLANVREWVETTCPKCGGNAERETDTMPQWAGSSWYFLRYTDPHNNEELASKENLDYWLPIDWYNGGMEHTTLHLLYSRFWHKFLYDCGVVPIPEPYAKRTSHGMILGGNNEKMSKSRGNVVNPDEVVNEFGADTLRLYEMFIGDFEKSVPWSQNGVKGCRRFLDRVWRLQEVLVDSNDLTEKLESNIHKTIKKVSEDYEHMKFNTAIASMMALVNDFYDHGSVTKGDMKIFLTLLNPVAPHITEELWEELGFEGMVYEATWPVWDEAKTIDNVVEIAVQINGKVKGQMVIAVDATADQLKEQFRNDTRLVDLLEGKTIVKEIYVPGRIYNIVVK from the coding sequence ATGAAGCAATATAATCCAAAGGATATTGAAAGCAAATGGCAAGAAATTTGGGAAGAAAAGGGAGCTTTCCATGCTTCAAATGATAAGGACAAGGAAAAGTTCTATGCTTTAATTGAGTTTCCTTATCCATCAGGCCAGGGACTACACGTAGGACATCCACGTCCATATACAGCACTTGATGTTGTTTCTAGAAAAAGAAGGCTACAAGGATATAATGTACTATATCCAATGGGATGGGATGCTTTTGGACTTCCGACAGAAAACTATGCTATCCAAAATAAAATTCATCCAAAAATAGTTACAAAAAAAAATGTTGCAAAATTTAAAGAACAGTTACAAGCTTTGGGTATGTCCTTCGACTGGTCGAGAGAAATAAACACTACAGACCCGGAATATTACAAGTGGACTCAGTGGATATTTCAAAAACTTTTTGAAAAGGGATTAGCCTATAAAAAGGAAATGTCCATCAACTGGTGCAACAGCTGTAAGGTTGGTCTTGCTAACGAGGAAGTAGTAAATGGTGGCTGCGAGAGATGTGGTGGGGAAGTAGTTAGAAAGCAGAAAAACCAATGGATGCTTAAAATTACAAAATACGCTGAAAGACTTATAAATGATTTAGATTTAGTAGATTACATCGAGAGAGTAAAAATTCAGCAGAAAAACTGGATAGGCAGATCTGAAGGTATGGAAGTTGATTTTGAGATTACTGGAGATAAAAAAATAACTGTTTATACAACAAGACCAGATACTTTATTTGGAGCTACTTATATGGTAATTTCTCCAGAACATCCATATATCGAGGAGCTAGCAGATTATATTAAAAATATGGATGATCTTCTTCATTATAGAGAAGAGGCTAGTAAAAAATCTGAATTTGAAAGAACTGAGCTTGTAAAGGATAAGACAGGGGTAAAAATTGAAGGTGTTGAAGCTATTAATCCAGCTACTGGTAAGCAAATACCTATTTTTATTTCAGATTATGTAATGATGTCTTATGGTACAGGAGCTATAATGGCTGTACCTGGGCACGATACAAGAGACTGGGAGTTTGCTAAAAAGTTTGGTCTTCCTATAGTAGAAGTAGTTGCAGGCGGTAATGTAGAAGAAGCTGCTTATACTGATACAGAGGAAGGAAAAATAGTTAACTCTGACTTTATAAACGGGTTAGAAGTAAAAGATGCTAAAGAAAAAATTAGCAAATGGTTAGAGGAAAAGGGTCTTGGAACACGGAAAGTAAACTACAAGCTTCGTGACTGGGTATTTTCACGTCAGAGATATTGGGGAGAGCCAATTCCACTAGTTTATTGTGATGAATGTGGATGGGTTCCAGTGCCAGAAAGTGAGTTACCAGTACTACTGCCAGAGGTAGAAAGCTATGAGCCTACAGATAATGGAGAGTCTCCTTTGGCTAATGTTAGAGAATGGGTTGAAACTACTTGTCCAAAATGTGGTGGCAATGCAGAAAGAGAAACTGACACAATGCCTCAATGGGCAGGTTCTTCATGGTATTTCTTAAGGTATACAGACCCACACAATAATGAAGAGCTAGCAAGTAAAGAAAACCTTGATTATTGGCTACCGATTGACTGGTATAACGGTGGTATGGAGCATACTACTCTACACTTACTATACTCAAGATTTTGGCATAAATTCCTATACGATTGTGGAGTTGTTCCTATACCAGAACCTTATGCAAAACGTACTTCCCATGGTATGATTTTAGGTGGAAATAATGAAAAAATGTCTAAATCTAGAGGAAATGTGGTTAATCCTGATGAAGTTGTTAACGAATTTGGAGCAGATACATTAAGACTTTATGAAATGTTTATTGGAGACTTTGAGAAGAGTGTACCTTGGTCGCAAAATGGAGTAAAGGGCTGTAGAAGATTTTTAGATAGAGTATGGAGATTACAAGAAGTATTAGTAGATAGCAATGATTTAACAGAAAAGCTAGAAAGTAATATTCATAAAACAATTAAAAAGGTTAGTGAAGATTATGAGCATATGAAGTTTAACACTGCTATTGCTAGCATGATGGCTCTTGTTAATGATTTCTACGACCACGGAAGTGTAACAAAGGGAGATATGAAAATCTTTTTAACACTGTTGAATCCAGTAGCACCTCATATTACAGAAGAGCTATGGGAAGAATTAGGATTCGAAGGAATGGTCTATGAAGCTACATGGCCAGTATGGGATGAAGCAAAGACTATAGACAACGTGGTAGAGATTGCTGTTCAAATTAACGGTAAGGTTAAGGGACAGATGGTAATTGCTGTTGACGCAACTGCAGATCAGCTTAAAGAGCAGTTTAGAAACGATACAAGACTTGTTGATCTACTAGAAGGCAAAACAATTGTAAAAGAAATTTATGTTCCTGGTAGAATTTATAACATTGTAGTTAAATAA
- the rpmE gene encoding 50S ribosomal protein L31 has product MKKDIHPEYQEVDVHCACGNTFKTGSTKKELRVEICSQCHPFFTGKQKNIEKGGRVEKFKKKFGM; this is encoded by the coding sequence ATGAAAAAGGATATCCATCCAGAGTATCAAGAAGTAGATGTACATTGTGCTTGTGGAAATACTTTTAAAACAGGTTCAACTAAAAAAGAGCTTAGAGTAGAAATTTGTTCACAATGCCACCCATTCTTCACAGGTAAACAGAAGAATATCGAAAAAGGTGGACGTGTTGAGAAATTCAAAAAGAAATTTGGTATGTAA
- a CDS encoding thymidine kinase has protein sequence MMDFIEYSKNGSIEMIVGPMYAGKSEELIRRVNRSKIANLKVLSFKPAIDSRYSTEHITSHNGKQLECISVTSASEVLKYIESEEFDVLAIDEVQFLGEDIVDICQKAANMGKRVICSGLDMDFRGEPFQVVPSLMAIAEYITKLTAVCMKCKMPATRTQRIVNGQPAKYDDPIIMVGAKESYEARCRACHEVIK, from the coding sequence ATGATGGATTTTATCGAATACTCCAAGAATGGTAGTATTGAAATGATTGTGGGACCTATGTATGCAGGTAAAAGTGAAGAGTTAATTAGGCGAGTCAATAGGTCTAAGATTGCTAACCTAAAGGTATTATCATTTAAACCTGCAATAGATAGCCGCTATTCTACTGAGCATATTACTTCACACAATGGAAAACAGTTGGAATGTATTTCTGTAACCAGTGCCAGTGAAGTTTTGAAATACATAGAAAGTGAAGAATTTGATGTACTTGCAATAGATGAGGTTCAATTTTTAGGAGAAGACATTGTAGATATTTGTCAAAAAGCTGCAAATATGGGTAAGAGAGTAATTTGTTCTGGTCTTGATATGGATTTTAGAGGAGAGCCGTTCCAAGTAGTACCTAGCCTAATGGCAATAGCTGAATATATAACTAAGCTTACTGCCGTATGTATGAAGTGCAAAATGCCTGCTACTAGAACTCAAAGAATTGTTAACGGACAACCAGCTAAGTATGATGATCCTATTATTATGGTGGGTGCTAAGGAAAGCTATGAAGCTAGATGTAGAGCGTGTCATGAGGTAATTAAATAG
- a CDS encoding amino acid ABC transporter permease has protein sequence MSYIYSLLPSLTSGLSTTLEIFAATLLFSMPLGFWVALGRLSKIKIISRIVQLYILIMRGTPLMLQLVFVFFGFPYIGITLDRTTAALLTFILNYGAYFGEIFRGGIESIDIGQYEGATVLGLSKIRTLTRIILPQMVKRVLPSVGNEVINLVKDTSLVYVVGLGELLRAGKIASNRDASLVPLMVVGVFYLLLIWLLTEGFKQLEKRYNYYC, from the coding sequence ATGTCATATATATATTCGCTTTTGCCGTCTTTAACATCTGGGTTAAGTACTACCTTAGAAATATTTGCAGCAACACTACTGTTTTCTATGCCCTTAGGGTTTTGGGTGGCCTTGGGAAGGCTTTCAAAAATTAAAATAATAAGTAGAATAGTACAACTTTATATTTTAATTATGAGGGGAACACCATTAATGCTTCAACTTGTATTTGTATTCTTTGGATTTCCTTATATAGGAATAACTTTAGACAGAACAACAGCAGCATTATTAACCTTTATATTGAATTATGGAGCTTATTTCGGGGAGATTTTCAGAGGTGGTATTGAGTCAATAGATATTGGTCAATATGAAGGGGCCACTGTTCTAGGCTTAAGTAAGATAAGGACACTGACAAGAATAATACTTCCACAAATGGTTAAAAGAGTCCTTCCTTCTGTAGGAAACGAGGTAATTAACTTAGTCAAGGATACATCATTAGTATATGTTGTTGGCTTAGGGGAGCTTCTAAGGGCAGGCAAAATAGCATCTAATAGAGACGCTTCCCTTGTTCCATTAATGGTGGTAGGGGTATTTTATCTTCTCCTTATTTGGTTGCTAACGGAAGGGTTTAAGCAATTGGAAAAAAGATATAACTATTATTGCTAG